The Psychrobacter sp. P11G3 genomic interval AAGCTTGCAACTGAATAACATAGCAATCTTGGCGCAGCTCCAAAATATTGACCTGATTCCATTCTTGATTGGTCAAATCATGCTCTTTTATAAATTCATCCAAGTCATTAACCATTTTAAATATTACGTCAAGATCAGCGGTACGCTTAATATATAAGTAATGGAAGAAACGAAACATATCCCGAGAGGTAAAGTTTTCGATCTGCATCGATGAAAAATCACCATTTGGTACCGTAACAATCGTCCGCGACAAGGTCCGTACACGCGATGAGCGAATACCAATATCAATAACTGTGCCTTCGTAAGTACCGAATTTACAGTAATCACCGATACGCACAGGTGAGTCTGCCACCACTACGACACTACCAACTAGGTTTTCGATCGTCTTTTGCGCACCAAGAGCTAACGCCAAACCACCCACACCCAATGCGGCAATACCAGTGGTCAAATCAAAACCCAAATTGCCAAAAATGACAATCACTGCAAATATCAGGAGTAGCGCTTTGACAACCTTGCGCAGCAGTCCCAAAATTGAGACACGCTCAGTATAGTTTTTCTTGTAGCTTAGATTTACCGCTCGGGTAAATATCGCATCGATTACTCGCAATAGTAGCCAAGTCAGCGCCAACCAAGAAGCAATATCCGTAAAGCGATTGACCGGCTCACGCAGGGTCACCGAAACCCCTGCATAAACCATCACCTCGGATAGTATCAATGCCATAATGACCACAGAAAGTGGCAATATTACCTTATCAGGTAACGGCAATGGTGTACCACGCAAATACGGATAGACAATCCTTAATAAGTGGTACAGTAACCATACCGCGACATAAGTAAGTACAAAGCTGGTCACAATCATGGTGAGCGCGGCGACCAAATCAGCTAGTTGATAACCGAAAAGCTTTTTGCCATCTAAAGAATCAACCGTATAACGCGAGACCAAAGTCGGCTCAGTATTTTCTATCACTTCTGGTACTGAGGTCAGCGTATCGCTAGAGAATTGCCAATATTGTTCATTCTGTTTTGAGACCACCCTTTCAAGTAGTAACGGAACACTTCGCTCGCCGATATTAATCACACCGACGTTTTCTTGGCTAGGTGGCAGTTGGTCAGTTAGATTACCCTCAGGTGAGTTACTAATCTGTAGATCCGGCTGAAAACGCCCTCCTGCATCCAGTGCTTGTTTGAACTGACGCACAACGGTCGTTGGGTTATCGGACTTAGATAAGTTGAGATAATTACTTGCCAGTAAATAATCATTTTCACCCAGCGCACTGATAAACCCTTGTACCGTATGACGCGGTGTATCTCGGCCAAATGAATCAGGTAATGGCGTACTTACTGTCTCTCCACTACTGTCATTACCCACTCCAAGCGCACTAGCCTCCACAGCATAAGCATTATTTGGCAAGGCGATACTTAACAGCATAGTCAGTAATAGCATTGCGACTATAAAAGGCATCTTAGTAATAGCAGAGAATAAATTAGGCGAAGGACTGGGAGTCAGATTATGCTTGATAGACAAAACAAACCTCTTAGTTTAAAAATGGCATGATAAATGACAGGTGGCGTCCATACTATAGTAACAATTATTTATAACAGCAGTGCTTTTGATTACGCAATTTTGTAGCTAACTGTATTGGTATTTGGTTTCTTAATCTATGTGCATTTCTAATAGTAGGTATTTTTAAGGATAGGCTTATCTTATAAAATTCAACAAGTTTTCACAGAATATCTAAGTAAAGTAATTTTTAATAGACTATTTAGCAAGCTAACCTGAATAACATTCAGCCTACCCTGAATAAACATTAGGTTAAAGTAGTTTATAAAGCAGGTTAATTTGTAGATAATGAGCGCAGTTTTGCTTATATACTGTTTTTTGTAACTTTTGACCCCTTTTACGTCATAATAGTTACCTCTCATTTCTGCATTTTTAACTTGATTACTTTGGAATCGACTATGTCTGTATCACGTGCATCTTCACGTACCTATCTTCGTTTAAGTATTTTGAGCGCGCTTGGCTTACTTGCAGTAAATACCGCAATGGCAGCCACTTCTGAAAACACTTCCATCAACGATAACAATTTGCCACAAGTTGAACTTGACGAAATCGTAGTAACAGCGACTCGCACACCTACTAAAGTCAGTAATGTGATTGCTCAAACACGTGTTGTGAATAGTAAAGAGCTCAAACGTTATCAAGGTCAAACCGTATTAGAAGTGCTAAAACGCCAGCCTGGTATCAGCCATTATACAAACGGCGGCATGGGTACGGTTTCAAACCTTTATATGCGTGGCTACGATGGCAAACAAATCTTAGTACTGATTGATGGCATACGCTATAGCTCATTAAGTACAGGTACTAGTGCCCTAAACTTACTACCAGCAGACCAGATCGATCGTATCGAAATATTATACGGTGCGTCAGGCTCTAGTATATATGGTGCAGATGCAATGGGCGGCGTCATTCAAGTATTTACCAAAGGTAGCAATGTTGAAAAGACTAACTACTCTGTAACTGCAGGTGTCGGTTCGAATGATCAGTACCTATATGGCGCAAGTGCACAGTTTGCCAATGATACTGGCACAGCCCTTAGCCTATCAGCCAGCCACAATGAAACAGACGGTATCAATGCGACGCTACCCGATCCTAGTAACCAATATGCTCCTTACAACAAAGATGATGACGGTTTTGAAAGTGATAATGTGAGCATTGCTTTGAATCAGCGTATTAATGATCAATGGTCAGCAGGTGCTAGTGCACTGTACAGTGAATCAACGACTTATTTTGATAATGGTGCGGCGCAGAATGTCTATTCTGATCAAGAGACGGGCGCAGCTCAAGCCTTTGTCGATTGGCGCTATCAACCAGGTGCTTCAGTGAAGCTGCAGTATGGTCATTCTATTGATAATATAGATACAGAAACCTATGCCAGCAACTATGACACCGAACAAGATCAAGTAAGCTTAGTAGGTCAGCACTCACTACCTATCGGTACAGGTATCTACGGAGCAGAGTACTTAAACCAAAGTATCGATACCACTGACTATGATGTTGATGATCGCGATGTCACCAGTGCCTTTTTGGGTTATGTGCTAGCCAACGATAAGTTCGATGCACAAGCAAACCTACGTTATGATGATAACTCACAGTA includes:
- a CDS encoding mechanosensitive ion channel family protein, with product MPFIVAMLLLTMLLSIALPNNAYAVEASALGVGNDSSGETVSTPLPDSFGRDTPRHTVQGFISALGENDYLLASNYLNLSKSDNPTTVVRQFKQALDAGGRFQPDLQISNSPEGNLTDQLPPSQENVGVINIGERSVPLLLERVVSKQNEQYWQFSSDTLTSVPEVIENTEPTLVSRYTVDSLDGKKLFGYQLADLVAALTMIVTSFVLTYVAVWLLYHLLRIVYPYLRGTPLPLPDKVILPLSVVIMALILSEVMVYAGVSVTLREPVNRFTDIASWLALTWLLLRVIDAIFTRAVNLSYKKNYTERVSILGLLRKVVKALLLIFAVIVIFGNLGFDLTTGIAALGVGGLALALGAQKTIENLVGSVVVVADSPVRIGDYCKFGTYEGTVIDIGIRSSRVRTLSRTIVTVPNGDFSSMQIENFTSRDMFRFFHYLYIKRTADLDVIFKMVNDLDEFIKEHDLTNQEWNQVNILELRQDCYVIQLQAYVNAIGIIEFYDKQNALFVDILKKVAKYKVEHALPTQQLIVNQTELEHHVGSSTDESAAGNESDNSSNSANNEVSDNKEVNTSVYRKDYNDDGVNIRKDSDKAKNDVASHHKFSMATVSRSGALKALKHKSHMLRKSKFKHTKNKSGFSIWNQP
- a CDS encoding TonB-dependent receptor plug domain-containing protein yields the protein MSVSRASSRTYLRLSILSALGLLAVNTAMAATSENTSINDNNLPQVELDEIVVTATRTPTKVSNVIAQTRVVNSKELKRYQGQTVLEVLKRQPGISHYTNGGMGTVSNLYMRGYDGKQILVLIDGIRYSSLSTGTSALNLLPADQIDRIEILYGASGSSIYGADAMGGVIQVFTKGSNVEKTNYSVTAGVGSNDQYLYGASAQFANDTGTALSLSASHNETDGINATLPDPSNQYAPYNKDDDGFESDNVSIALNQRINDQWSAGASALYSESTTYFDNGAAQNVYSDQETGAAQAFVDWRYQPGASVKLQYGHSIDNIDTETYASNYDTEQDQVSLVGQHSLPIGTGIYGAEYLNQSIDTTDYDVDDRDVTSAFLGYVLANDKFDAQANLRYDDNSQYGDETTYNLGGALHINPNLRIGASYAKGFRAPSFNDLYSPFGGNAELTPETSDNYEAFIEYDTTIQSTRLTGYHNKVDDLISYVSNPTPSNPYAGASENVNEAEINGITLTSDWIIDNYLFGASYDYQHAKDSSGGSNDGNFLAIRPEHKGLIYAGYRLSSFDIRAEYEYVGDYYSNVTNAESQFVDHYGLFNISGNYQLTDNITMTARLDNITNEKYITLPGYDTDGINYFTSLTYNWY